GGTCGAGGTCCGCCCGGAAGGTGGCGGCGTCGAGACCCGAGAACGAGCCACCCGTGCCGACGCTCAGCTCAGCGACCCGGGCGGCCCAGAACGGCTGCTCGAACCCGAACGCGTAGATCATCGTGGGCACGCCTGCGCGGAGGCTCGCGGCGGTCGTCCCCGCGCCGCCGTGGTGGACGGCCGCGGCGCACCGCGGGAGGAGCGCGGACTGGTCGACGGCGCCGACCTCGAAGACGTCCGCGTCGTCACCCGCGCCGCGACCCGCGCCCCCGCCGAGGCTGAACAGCACGCGCACCCCGCGCCCGCGGCACGCGTCGAGCACCTGCCGGCGCACGAGGTCCGGGTCCGGCACGGGCATGGACCCGAAGGTCACGAACAGCGGCGGGTCGCCGGCGGCGAGCCACGCGGCGAGGTCGGCGTCGTCGGGCATGGCCTCGCCCATCGCGGCGCGCACCGACGGCGGGACGTCGAGGTACCCGGTGAAGATCCGGTCGGTGCCCTCCCACTCGCGGGCGATCTCCGGCACGACGACCGGGTCGCACAGCTGCAGCTGCGGCACCCGCCGGTCGGCGAGCCGCCGGGGCACGGTCCGCAGCGTCCTCGGCAACCCCACCGACCTACGGAAACGGTGCTCCCACACGCCGTTGAACAGGAAGTCCACCCACGCGCGGACGACCCACGACCAGCGCCGGGCCGGGCCCGGGAGGTGCCGGGTCAGCGGGTCGATCCACCCGATCGTGCTGTTCTCCGAGACGGGCGCGTAGCGCAGCACGACGAGCGGCACGCCGAGCCGTTCGGACACGTTGAGCCCCTGCCGCTGGCACATCGGGTTCGCGACGATGAGGTCCGGCGCGCCGACGGGCCCCGCCGCCGGGTCGTCGAGGGGCCGCCCGCCGGGGAACATCGCGTCCGTGATGTCCCGGTCGAGGTCGACGGTCGCGTGGCGGAGGAAACTCAGCCCGAAGCGCAGCACCTTCACGGGGTGGCCCTCGCCGAGGATGCGGCGCGCCCGGTCGGTCATCTCGGAGATGTTCACGCCGGCGGGGCGGGCGTCGGGGATCCCCATCGAGCGGACGAAGTCCACCATGTTCGGGGTGCACAGCACGGCGATGTGGTGGCCGCGCTCCCGGAGTTCGAGCGCGAGGCACGCCGCGGGCTGGATGTCGCCCCGGCTGCCGGAGAGGAGGAAGACGATGTTCCGGCTCGTCGGCGCGTGGTGGCGCCGGGCGGGTCCGCGGGAGGTGTCGGGGGTCTCGGTCATCGGTCACACCGCTTTCGGGTTCTCCGTCGTGCTGTGCCAGTTCTGCGCCGCTCCCGGGACGCGCGGTGGTCCCGGTTCGCGGGGGAATGGTACCACCGTGCCGGGGTCGGTGACCGGGTACGACGGCCCCCTCCACCGCGCCGGCGGGTGGGTCCGGGGGAGGGACGGTAGCCTGTGGTGGCCGGACGGCCGCGGCGGCCCGGCGGCAGCACCGGGCGTGACGCGGCAACGAGACGACGGGAGCGGGACGACGTGGACGTGACCTTTCTGGACCTGACCGACCTCGCGGGGCCGTTCACGCGGCTGGACGTGGAGTGGCACGGAACGCCGGACGGCCCGGAGTGTCCGTTGTCGTTCAATCAGGTCAATCATCTCGCCGCATTCCGTGCCACGGGGCGGTCGACGTGGATCGGCGGCACGCTCCCCGTCGCGGGCGTGGAGCCGGACGCCGTCGCCGACGCCCTGCGCCGGGTGCTCGCGCGCCACGAGGCGTTGCGGTGCGTGCCCGCGGAGATGCTCGTCGGGACCCCTGATGACTCCGGGGACGGCGGGGCCGCGGGGAGCGCGGGGACCGCGGGGGACGGTGGGGCCGCGGCGCCGGGCGCGCCGCTCCAGCGGGCGTACGGCCCGGGGCAGGTGACCGTGGGCGTCGGCGGGCCGGGGCGGGACCTGGAGGCCGCGATGGACGCCGCGTGCGTGCCCGGGCGCGTGCCGGGGCTGTTCGCCGGGCTGGTCGACGGCACGCTCGTCGTGGGCGTCGACCACTTCCACGTGGACATGCTCAGCGTGGAGATCGTCCTCCGGGAACTGCACGGGCTGCTCGGTGCGGGCGGTGACGGCGGTGACGGCACAGACGGCGGTGACGGCGGTGACGGCGGTGAGGGCGCTGAGGGCACAGACGGCGCTGACGGCGCATCCCCCGCAGCCCGCGCCGACGAGCCGGAGGTCCCCTCGTTCACGCAGGTCAGAAGCGTCGGCGAGGTCGCGGCCGCCGCCGGGGCGGCCACCCCGACCACCCCGACCTCCCCGTCCGGCGGCGACCCGTCCACCCCCACCCCGGACCGCACGCACCCGGACCGCACGCACCCTGACCGCACGGACGCCGACCGCCGGGCGCTCGACGTGTGGCGGCGGTTCTTCGCGCGGACCGGCGGGCGCATCCCGGCGGTCCCCGTCGAACTCCTCGACCCCGTGCCGGTCGACGGCCCGTCGTCGGCGACGGCCGCGTCGGCCCTGCCCGCGCCGGCGCACCGGGTCATCGACCTCGTCCCGGCCGACCGCATGACCGGTGACCTCGGCGAACGGACCTTCGCCGTCGCGCTCACGGAGCTGGCCCGCGCGCTGGAACCGGAGACCGGGCGGGCGGAGCTGCCGGTCGTCATCCCGGTGCACACGCGCGGCGGCCGACGCTCCCCGCTGCACGACCTCGTCGGCTGGTTCGTCACGAACGCGCCGGTCATCGCGGACGCCCGCGACGTCGACGCCACCCGCGCCTGGCTCCGTGACGCCGTCGCCGTCGCCGGCCTGCCCCTGGAGCGGGTCTTCGCCGAGTTCGCCCCCGACCTGCCCGCCGGCGGGATCTTCATGGTCTCCTCGGTGGATTTCCGCGCCCGCGGCCCGCGCATCCCGGGCGCGCGGTACATCTCGGCGACGTCCC
The sequence above is drawn from the Corynebacterium bovis DSM 20582 = CIP 54.80 genome and encodes:
- a CDS encoding glycosyltransferase, with amino-acid sequence MTETPDTSRGPARRHHAPTSRNIVFLLSGSRGDIQPAACLALELRERGHHIAVLCTPNMVDFVRSMGIPDARPAGVNISEMTDRARRILGEGHPVKVLRFGLSFLRHATVDLDRDITDAMFPGGRPLDDPAAGPVGAPDLIVANPMCQRQGLNVSERLGVPLVVLRYAPVSENSTIGWIDPLTRHLPGPARRWSWVVRAWVDFLFNGVWEHRFRRSVGLPRTLRTVPRRLADRRVPQLQLCDPVVVPEIAREWEGTDRIFTGYLDVPPSVRAAMGEAMPDDADLAAWLAAGDPPLFVTFGSMPVPDPDLVRRQVLDACRGRGVRVLFSLGGGAGRGAGDDADVFEVGAVDQSALLPRCAAAVHHGGAGTTAASLRAGVPTMIYAFGFEQPFWAARVAELSVGTGGSFSGLDAATFRADLDRALAPETVRRAAEVARAMVSPADAVRRSADIVEAQLTL